In Equus przewalskii isolate Varuska chromosome 6, EquPr2, whole genome shotgun sequence, one DNA window encodes the following:
- the LOC103558529 gene encoding olfactory receptor 52E8-like, which yields MGEDGNTSTFNISYTNFFLVGFPGLHERRPLLVRPLTFLYVTIISANGLVIHTVVGQRSLHQPMYVLIALLLAVNICAATAVMPKMLEGFVHYANPISLLGCLAQMFFIYFTLLLDYNLLLAMALDRYMAICHPLRYTDLMTSRLLGMLAILALTRSLGVAVPLVVLTSRAQFCRTAVIRHFTCEYIALLSIACGDLTFNNRLGLAMRLVTVTFDLALLGTSYTRIIYVAFRISSGKARAKALHTCGSHLLVILTVYLSGLSTSIVFRVTRTVSQDVQNLLSAIYLLLPGALNPVIYGVRTREIQEHVEKMLCGNESAQEAREKPKRLQNRRVDGKLPG from the coding sequence ATGGGTGAGGATGGAAATACCAGCACCTTCAACATCTCCTATACCAATTTCTTCCTGGTGGGCTTCCCTGGATTGCATGAGCGGCGGCCTCTCCTGGTCCGGCCTCTTACCTTCCTTTATGTGACCATCATCTCAGCCAATGGTCTGGTCATCCACACGGTGGTGGGTCAGCGGAGCCTGCATCAGCCCATGTACGTGCTCATTGCCCTGCTCCTGGCTGTCAACATTTGTGCTGCCACAGCCGTGATGCCCAAAATGCTGGAGGGCTTTGTGCATTATGCTAACCCCATATCACTGCTTGGCTGCCTGGCCCAGATGTTCTTTATTTACTTCACCCTCCTTCTGGACTACAACCTCCTGCTTGCCATGGCCCTAGACCGCTACATGGCCATCTGCCACCCACTCCGCTACACTGACCTGATGACCTCCcgcctgctgggcatgctggccATTCTTGCCCTGACACGGAGCCTGGGAGTGGCAGTGCCCTTGGTGGTGCTAACCTCACGAGCTCAGTTCTGCCGGACAGCAGTGATTCGACACTTCACCTGTGAGTACATTGCACTGCTGAGCATAGCTTGTGGAGACTTGACCTTCAATAATCGGTTGGGGCTGGCCATGCGGCTGGTCACTGTGACCTTTGATTTAGCCCTGCTGGGGACCTCCTACACCCGCATCATCTATGTTGCTTTCCGGATCTCTTCTGGGAAAGCCCGAGCCAAGGCCTTGCACACGTGTGGCTCCCACTTACTGGTCATCCTCACCGTCTACCTCTCCGGCCTCTCCACTTCCATTGTTTTCCGAGTGACCAGGACTGTGTCTCAGGATGTCCAGAACCTGCTCAGTGCCATCTATCTGCTGCTCCCAGGAGCCTTGAATCCTGTCATTTACGGGGTGAGGACCAGGGAGATCCAGGAACACGTAGAAAAGATGCTCTGTGGAAATGAATCAGCCCAGGAGGCTAGGGAGAAGCCAAAGAGGCTGCAGAATAGGCGAGTGGATGGGAAACTGCCAGGGTGA